One genomic window of Meles meles chromosome 3, mMelMel3.1 paternal haplotype, whole genome shotgun sequence includes the following:
- the IL13 gene encoding LOW QUALITY PROTEIN: interleukin-13 (The sequence of the model RefSeq protein was modified relative to this genomic sequence to represent the inferred CDS: deleted 2 bases in 1 codon) encodes MWFLDSTRQSGDQGWRRHLWPIKAAARGQGHKPLSLGQPTSLLLAPPVLAFSPMALWLTVVIAFTCFSGLASPGPVHNLTTTKELIEELANITQNQASLCNGSMVWSVNRTAGMYCAALESLISVSNCSAIHRTQRLLKSLCAQDNSAEQITSERSQDTKIEVIQLVKNLLTYARGIYRHGNFP; translated from the exons ATGTGGTTTCTAGATAGTACTCGACAAAGCGGAGACCAGGGTTGGAGGCGTCAT CTTTGGCCTATAAAAGCTGCTGCAAGAGGCCAAGGCCACAAGCCACTCAGCTTAGGCCAGCCTACGAGTCTCCTCCTCGCTCCTCCTGTGTTGGCTTTCAGCCCCATGGCGCTCTGgttgactgtggtcattgctttCACCTGCTTTAGTGGCCTTGCCTCCCCAGGACCTGTGCATAACTTAACAACCACCAAGGAGCTCATTGAGGAACTGGCCAACATCACCCAGAATCAG GCATCCCTCTGCAATGGCAGCATGGTGTGGAGTGTCAACCGGACCGCGGGCATG TACTGTGCAGCTCTGGAATCTCTGATCAGTGTCTCCAACTGCAGCGCCATCCACAGGACCCAGAGGTTGCTGAAATCACTGTGTGCTCAGGATAACTCGGCAGAG CAGATCACCAGTGAGCGCAGCCAGGACACCAAAATTGAAGTGATCCAGTTGGTGAAAAACCTGCTCACCTATGCACGGGGCATTTATCGCCATGGAAATTTCCCATGA